One Rosa chinensis cultivar Old Blush chromosome 3, RchiOBHm-V2, whole genome shotgun sequence DNA window includes the following coding sequences:
- the LOC112194577 gene encoding uncharacterized protein LOC112194577 produces the protein MAYWQWQEECKVEALFTETGAWNVPLIQSLFLSHEAKMILSLPMGLRTIPDKLMWHYMKFGSYSVKTRYWVARDLATRKGASMAGSSSSNVSAIWKKKWKITTETICRQCGASVESTLHVLWDCPNAKRVWKLSFLSEVCKIWKEPSVMDLFSMNLQRHDERCLKPEELIAAAWEWQIQYELANTRMMHSNSVGSESASAAASSPSNTQVWSPPGVCGVGAVFRDQQGRLRGALAIAQVGNLSPRAVESLALLHGLKFALHVGFTKLEIEGDALIVLNTLHDDSEDLCLEGHILDEVKHLVKSFISCSWRFVRRDYNKVAHRLAKEALSLSQPLLCLESGPS, from the exons ATGGCGTATTGGCAATGGCAGGAGG AGTGCAAGGTGGAAGCTTTGTTCACTGAAACAGGAGCATGGAATGTCCCTCTGATTCAATCTCTTTTCCTTTCACATGAAGCTAAGATGATATTAAGTCTACCAATGGGCCTGCGTACAATTCCAGATAAACTCATGTGGCATTATATGAAGTTTGGTAGCTATAGTGTGAAGACCAGGTATTGGGTGGCTCGAGATTTGGCAACCAGGAAGGGCGCAAGTATGGCTGGCAGTAGTTCATCTAACGTCTCCGCTATTTGGAAGAAG AAGTGGAAAATTACGACTGAGACAATTTGTAGGCAGTGTGGGGCATCTGTAGAATCTACTCTTCATGTGCTCTGGGACTGTCCCAATGCCAAACGAGTGTGGAAGCTATCTTTCTTGAGTGAAGTTTGCAAGATATGGAAAGAGCCTTCGGTGATGGATCTATTTTCAAT GAATCTGCAACGCCATGATGAGAGATGCTTAAAGCCAGAAGAGTTGATAGCTGCGGCTTGGGAGTGGCAAATACAATATGAGTTGGCAAATACAAGGATGATGCACTCGAACTCGGTGGGTTCTGAATCAGCCAGTGCTGCTGCATCATCACCTTCGAACACTCAAGTTTGGTCTCCTCCAG GAGTGTGTGGTGTGGGAGCAGTATTTCGAGATCAGCAGGGTAGGTTGAGAGGGGCTTTGGCGATAGCTCAGGTTGGTAATTTATCCCCAAGAGCAGTGGAATCATTAGCACTGCTGCATGGTCTCAAGTTTGCTTTGCACGTTGGTTTTACAAAGTTGGAAATAGAAGGTGACGCCCTGATAGTGTTAAACACCTTACATGATGATAGTGAGGATCTCTGTTTGGAAGGCCATATTTTAGATGAAGTCAAGCATTTAGTTAAGTCTTTTATTAGTTGTAGTTGGCGATTTGTGAGGCGCGATTACAACAAGGTTGCACATCGACTTGCAAAGGAAGCGTTAAGTTTAAGTCAACCTCTTTTATGTTTGGAGTCGGGGCCTAGTTAG
- the LOC112192864 gene encoding DELLA protein GAI has product MKRNHQVSCGGGQNGSNTSVSNSSKAKIWEEEQESGSMDELLAVLGYKVRSDDMADVAEKLEQLEMVMGSAQQDGISQLSDTVHYNPSDLSGWLQTMLMELNPIDDDLSNSQQQKQKQKQKQKQIETQSRVIYDDNSEYDLRAIPGIAAYPQSQLQTETEINSKRLKTSTGSASSSSSSVEPRPLVVVDAQDTGVRLVHTLLACAEAVQQDNLKVADALVKQVGTLAVSQTGAMRKVATYFAEALARRIYRVYPQEDSLVSSYSDILQMHFYETCPYLKFAHFTANQAILEAFATATSVHVVDFGLKQGMQWPALMQALALRPGGPPVFRLTGVGPPQPDNTDALQQVGWKLAQFADTMGVEFEFRGLVANSLADLEPSMLHVRPPEVETLAVNSVFELHCLLARPGAIEKVMASIKAMNPKIVTMVEQEANHNGPVFLDRFNESLHYYSSLFDSLEGSSGSSEDLVMSEVYLGRQICNVVACDGGDRVERHETLTQWRNRLSRAGFEPVHLGSNVFKQAKTLLALYAGGGGYQVEENNGSLMLGWHTRPLIATSAWQLASPTQ; this is encoded by the coding sequence ATGAAGCGAAATCACCAAGTGAGTTGCGGCGGAGGTCAAAATGGTAGCAATACGTCCGTCTCGAATAGTAGCAAGGCCAAAATTTGGGAGGAGGAGCAAGAATCTGGAAGCATGGATGAGTTATTGGCCGTTTTGGGCTATAAAGTCAGGTCCGATGACATGGCCGATGTGGCCGAGAAGCTTGAACAGCTTGAGATGGTCATGGGTTCAGCTCAACAAGATGGGATTTCACAGCTTTCCGATACAGTTCATTACAACCCATCCGATCTCTCCGGCTGGCTCCAGACCATGCTCATGGAACTCAACCCAATTGACGACGACTTGTCAAACTCTCAgcagcagaagcagaagcagaaacagaagcagaagcagattGAGACCCAATCTCGGGTCATTTACGATGACAACTCCGAGTACGATCTCAGAGCCATTCCTGGTATTGCAGCCTACCCACAATCCCAATTGCAAACCGAGACTGAAATCAATAGCAAACGGTTGAAAACCTCAACTGGTTCggcatcatcatcttcttcttcggtTGAGCCTCGGCCGCTCGTTGTGGTTGATGCACAGGATACAGGGGTGAGATTGGTGCACACACTCTTGGCCTGTGCCGAGGCTGTTCAGCAAGACAACTTGAAGGTGGCCGACGCGCTCGTCAAGCAAGTAGGCACACTCGCCGTCTCCCAGACCGGCGCTATGAGAAAGGTCGCCACTTACTTTGCAGAAGCCCTTGCTCGACGTATTTACAGAGTCTACCCTCAAGAGGATTCTCTCGTTTCTTCCTACTCGGATATTCTTCAGATGCACTTCTACGAGACCTGCCCTTACCTCAAATTTGCCCACTTCACTGCCAATCAAGCTATTCTCGAAGCATTCGCCACCGCAACCAGCGTACACGTCGTCGATTTCGGGCTGAAGCAAGGGATGCAATGGCCGGCTCTGATGCAAGCGCTCGCATTGAGGCCTGGTGGGCCGCCGGTGTTTCGGCTTACGGGTGTTGGGCCGCCGCAGCCGGACAACACAGACGCCCTGCAGCAAGTGGGTTGGAAATTGGCCCAATTCGCGGATACCATGGGCGTCGAGTTCGAGTTTCGAGGTTTGGTCGCAAACAGTTTGGCTGATCTGGAGCCCTCAATGCTCCACGTCCGTCCGCCGGAAGTAGAGACCTTGGCGGTCAACTCTGTTTTCGAGCTCCACTGCCTGTTGGCGCGACCGGGGGCGATAGAGAAAGTCATGGCTTCAATCAAAGCCATGAATCCCAAGATTGTTACGATGGTGGAGCAGGAGGCGAATCATAACGGCCCGGTTTTTCTGGACCGGTTCAACGAGTCATTGCATTATTACTCCAGCTTATTTGACTCGTTGGAGGGTTCGTCTGGGTCGAGTGAAGACCTGGTCATGTCGGAGGTGTACCTGGGAAGGCAGATATGCAACGTGGTGGCATGTGATGGTGGGGACAGAGTGGAGCGCCATGAGACCCTGACGCAGTGGCGGAACCGGTTGAGCCGAGCCGGGTTCGAACCGGTTCATCTGGGATCCAACGTGTTCAAGCAGGCGAAGACGTTGCTGGCGCTTTACGCCGGCGGAGGTGGGTATCAGGTGGAGGAGAACAATGGGTCTCTCATGCTTGGGTGGCACACACGGCCTCTCATCGCCACCTCGGCTTGGCAACTGGCGAGTCCGACTCAGTGA